Within the Syngnathus scovelli strain Florida chromosome 6, RoL_Ssco_1.2, whole genome shotgun sequence genome, the region GAAGCAAGGTCTTTTGGCAGGTGGGAGGGGATACGATACCTGAGCTCACGCAGACTCGCTGACGCCGTGTGAACCCAGTCCTTTGACCGGCTATGTAGCTGCTTAATGCCCATGGCCCCCCACAGTACAGGCAAAGGTTCGAATGAAGGCGGTGCAGGTCAATAGCCTCGCCGAGGATGGTCAGGAGTTCATTTCatccttctaacagtccttcaagCTGTGATAGAACGTGTCTATTACAGCCTGGGTGTCCCACAAGCTTTGTCGGGCAATGGTCCGGAAGTCCAGAGCCAAGGTGCGGTTCCCCTGGCAAATCTTAAGGAGTTTGCGAGCTGCATCCCCACTGGACAAGCCCACATAGAAGACTTTGACGATTTCGCTAGTGAAGGACTCAAACGAGGGTGCGAATGCCCTCTGGGATGTACAATGACTTTGTTCAGGAATTGTACATACCTGCAGGCTGAATGTAGGTGATCATTTACTCTAACAGGTTCAATGGAATTTAAATTGCCCACCCGTCTGTCCAAAATAAAGAATGAAAAGCCAAGGGACATAAGTGATGTTATGTGGCCCCGGACTGACATAACATTAGATATTATGTGTGGTTTTGCCGGCGTTTTACAATGACAACTAGCCTGGAACTGCGTAGAAAACTGTTTTCGTTTGAAATACTACAACACCCACAATACACCGGGCCAAAAGACGGATTCCTTCTGGTGCGTACCGCGTACCTAAAAGTCGCACTGTGTCATCTGTACCCGGCCCGGGTTTACGAGGTGAGGATTGTTTATTTAAACCAAAAACCTTTGGAAACATTCGAACTTAATCTTGTTCAACTGTATATATAGGAGCCATTGTTTGATATTGCTGAATTGTGATAGTTTCCCAGTCGAGTTGGGCTTCCCTATGTTTGTTAGCTAGCCAGTGCTGTATGCTCTTAACGGTGAAGACATTTACACTTGGGGACAGAGTATTTCTATGGATCAGTAAACCTACACAGTTAAATATCACACAAAGACACCACCATGCCAGCCGTTTACGTGGGTGGGAAGAGATGAAACTCACAATATGTTATTGCTTTAATAGCGCGTACCGCCATTGGCTAGGTGGCTCATCGGCTAAATCCGAGGAAGCTATAGCTAACTTGTCCGCATGCAGGCATGTCTGCTATGAACGTTAAAAATAACCCAGCCATTCTTCACCCTCACTTGCATATTAAGCGATGGGAGAAGACCTCGCGAAAGTGCGTTTTATTGAGTCCCCTGTTCAACTCTGATGTCATCAAACGTATTCCATAACAATATGCTGTGGTCGAAAGAGGCGAAGTGGAAGTACACAACTCGATGGCTGGATGTCCCGCGTGCTAACGAAACGCCCTGCTGTGTCACACTGACTCGTTTATCCTGCTCATACACACTTGGGCGTTGTAAAACATGTTTAAGCCCGTCTTTCTCACAATTTACACGCcggaataaagaaagaaagaaaaacaaacatacgcAATATATGATTATAGCTCTTAGAGTCAACTAAAACTGCTTTATTCCAGGTAACGTTTGTTAATAAACAGTTTATTATGCGCTTCTTTTATTTTGCAGAACAACACACAGCAGGCCGTTATTACTCATCTTTTCCATGCTAGATCTAGTACcgtatgttttgttttctttagctAAATAGATACGTATTTTTTAATGTCGCTTTGACCCAAATGAATACATATACGTATTACAAGCTACCTCATTCAATCATTAATTTAATTGCATCAGTCGTATAAGATACTCTTAATGCATGTGTTTCTTGTTAGATTTTTGCGTTTATTTCATATTCAGTATCTTGACACTGTACAATAGTTATGACTGTGTACTAAACTCAGTAAAATCAAAGTATTACAAACTTGCATACACCACTAATCAATGCctcaaacaataaatcaataaaatttttgtaaaaatatttACTTAACACGCCCAGCAATGCACTAACACACTTTTATGTTAACACATATTTGGAATGATTgacaaatgaaaagaaatgattATTCACCATTAGCTACACGTCAACTTCCAATCGTTTTTCTTATATAGACGAGACACTGTCATAAAGTGTCAAGGTGTTGGTGCGTGTTGCTCTAcattttttattatgaatagaaataaaaacaaatgtttccCATTAGCAGACAGATTTTGTCTGCACACAGTTGTTAATTGTCATCTATACATTATTGGACATACTAATCTGGTGATGAAATGTCACTTTGCATTGCTGCCTTTGCTCCTCACCTCCATTATATGGTCCCGTAGCCACTGGTATGGAGCTATTAAGGCTCGTGGGAAACACGAAGCTCACCCCAAATGCATGACCATTTTAGTCAAGCGTATGCTGGCTATCGGGCTACAGTCACGTGTCTTACCTTTATAACATAGGTTATTGGTCATGTATCCAAATCTCTGTGGTACAGGCCAGGGAATTTTTCTGACTAGTGTACAAAGGATGGTTGAATGATGGGTGTCAGTTGAAATCTTACCGCAGCTGAAGTTGAACACAGCTCTTTGTGCAGGCCCGTGGCCATTTCACATGACGTCTTTGTGATCCTTTTTGTTTGTATCCCTTGCAGCGTTATTCAGGATGCAGGACCCGCCTTTGTGGGAGCAGATAGGCACTGGCTTTGTGCGACACTACTACCAGTTGTTTCAAAGTGACAGAGCAAAACTGGCTGATTTGTATGTAAGTGCAACTTTGGCTCACAGGGGTGTCAATCTcattttttgtcgcgggccgcatcctAATCATAGTTTCCCTTGGAGGGCTGTTATGATTGTCAACATCTTCTATATACGGTgcaggctacaaaacaaactgatgaataacgagttttgaaatcagagactagtaaaaactgttcaaatattttaaaaagccaaatggtaataaaattgcaagcaatagctctaatttttttaaagtgaagacaatttgtaattttagtaatgatacAAAGtctatgcaaaatttgtcttcgtgggccacataacattatgtggcgggccatatctggcccccgggccttgagtttaaccCTATGATCTAGAACTTTCAACGTTGAGCCATAAtgactatttttttgtttgtttttttggattGACTTGAACATTTTTCAAAGGTGTGTAAGGAAGACTCAAGACTCCAAAACTAGTACTGcgataaaataaaagttggaaGAAATTCAATTCATTCAGTTGAATTGgtcagtgatttatttttttaatttaaaaacattcaAACCAATATTCAAATCAACTCATCAATGTATGTGATTTTAGTTCATAAACTCTCACATCAAcacatctatctgtctgtcacaCAGATTGCAGAGTCGTTACTAACCTGGGAAGGGGAAAAAATCTGCGGCAAGGATGCAATTACCAAGAAACTCCTTGTAAGTTTTTCTTCTCGAAATGCTTACATAGACGATGTCTCTTGCATGGCTGCTGACGTTATGATTGCTCACACCAACCCAAGCTATAGCAGCTTGGTTTTTGACACCCTATTTTTGCCCTAATCATTTCCTGAATTTACCTACGTACATCTACAATTGAACAGATCGAGATCGGCCATTATTAATTCCAATACCGACAACTCCTCATTGCAATTTGTGGACATAACTAAATTAATATTGAGCCATTTGCAGTCAGCTCATGAATCTGCAAAAATTCCCATGTTGATCAGACTATCAAAGCAAAGGTACCTTACCTTAAATCTCAACTATATTATGTTTGAACTTTcctcatgtttgtgtgtgcgtgtgtgtacgtgtgtgtgtgtgtgtgtatgtgagacaGAATCTGGGCATCAAAAAAATAGGGCATACTATTACAGCACATGACCACCAGCCAACTACAGACAGCTGCGTCCTGAGTATGGTTGTAGGACAGCTCAAAGTAAGTAGAGCTACAAATGCCAAATTAGAGGTGTACTTGTGACAAAAATAGGTTTGGCTCAAAACAAATTGACTCTGGACATTTTTATTCTGATTTTGTTTGCAACTACTGTATATGAGTGAAATCACGTTTGGTTCAACAGACATGCTGGTGGCTATCTCAACAGTAGGTATTTTTGTTTGCAGGCTGACAACGATCAAATCATGGGTTTTCATCAGATTTTCCTCTTGAAGGAAATCAATAGTGCTTGGGTGTGCACCAACGAGATGTTCAGGCTGGCTCTTCACAACTTTGCCTGAACGATTTTTCGACTCTGGTGGGCACGGGCAAGTCGAAGTGGTGGAGGGGAGGGTTGGCCATGGAGAGATGGGACAAAGCTCATGCTTCCCTTCTGCCGtctgcttttgtttgtttgacaagCATGTGAACACCGGAATCTAAATTCTCAATCACTGACCCCAATCCATCCCAGACAGTacaaatgaaactttttttttttttttcctcctctgctGACATCGGCCAACCCATCAGACCAAACACCATCCAAGAAACTCTGCTCCTCACTTCTAATTCATTCTCCTCAGTTTCCGTTTGACTTCTTTCATTTAGTTTTAGATCAAACTTGGCTCAGATCAGTTCAGCGTCATGTCAGGTTTAGATGCTACTGGAGTCCCTCTATTCTTTAGGATGGGTTACGTTTTTACAATTCATACAATGCTCTCTGCCAGGTTCTCATTGTCATGCCACCAAAGACTCATTTAAGACAATGTCCAAGTTTGCTGTGTTATTCTACATTTCCCCCCTCCATCCGTCTTGCTTTATTACACAGAAATGTTTGGCAATTTACATGGACAGAAGCCAAAATTCACAATAAACCCAgacatttttttcataatggtgtGACTTGTCTTTGCATATCAGCCTCAAGGCTTAAAAACAACTCTTTCAAATACAAGCAAAGTTTTGAAAGCATATAGTTTGTAGATTGAATATGAATGGAGAGAGTTCAGCACTTGATACTTTTCTCTACGAGTGGCTAAAACCATTGCTGCACGTTTGTAGTTTGCAGAGGAGTGCAAGAATTGTTCAAGCTGGATGTTCCTCACCAATATTGGCAAGCTCGAGTGGACAGATTAAACCAAAGTTGAGTTCTTTAAAAGGAGCGTGCGATGCTAAGCACACCACTCCCATCAAAACCTCAACCCAACTGTGAAGTATGACGGAGCAGCATCTCAAGATGTTTTGCAAGCGAATTAAATTGAAAGCCACCTGTCTTCTCATTGAAGCGCATCAGAAAGTGGGCCACATTACACAACAGCGATACAGGACAGAAATAAACCAACTAAAATGCTACAATGAAAGAAAATACGCCTTCTAAAGTTGCGTTGTCTAACTTCCGACTTAAAGTCATTTGAGATTCTGTGGCATGGCCTCAGGAGCGCAATTCACCCCAGATATCCTTAGAATATTGCTGAACAAAaggttttggtaagtggaatggTGCAAAATTTATCTTGTCTGTTGTGCAACGACACAGGAAATGTTTGATTTAACTGTTCATTAAAACAGAAATTCACATACTTTATCCATTTGAGACTGTTTACATGTGTTCCATAAATATATggaaataattgtggtgtttaAAAAATGTTGATTGTTGTGTCTTCCTGTAACTCCAGTTTTCGAGGGCCACTTATCCTGCATGGTAATTTCTATGTTTCTCTCCTCCGAAACACGTGAACCAAAAAATCTGTTCATTCAACAGCAagatctgcaggagcctgatatatgtcctgatcatttgaacaaGGTTTGTTCCCCAGTCCGTATCTAAAACAAGCAGGATAGTGGCCCTTGAGGTTTGACGCCTGAATTGCAGATAAAAATCAAATCATATTGTGAATAACGATGCAAGCGAAAGAAGTCACCCGTGGAATACTGTAGCAATTTATCAAGTATTATCACTTcaaaacaaatttattttggTCCGTTTTAATGAAGGATGGTAAATTGgtaaatttattttacagtatGTCGAATTTTCCAACTATTTGTATTGCATAATAAGTGACGTTAGTTATATCAGTATTTGGTGCCTTCTACTGTCAATGTCCAGTAACTGAATTTGTTTTCCACCACTTTGCACAAAAAACACCCACCTAAAAACGAACCTTTCCATACATAACTATTGCTATACCGACTTTGTGATGGGGTCaccaatgttttattttcttagtACGAGTAGTACGTATAGGTAGGAACTAACCCTAACCAGCCATGCTCAGATACTAGCCGGAGCATTTATCCTGCGGACCGGAAGTTTTAGCCGTTGCTCCGGGTGAACGAAGTGAATATTGACGGCGTCACTTCAGACCAAAATTATTCCTTACCCCCATTAGTTCCCCCCAGTCCTTCAGCCATGGCGTTCAGCGCTAGTATCGACGTTGAAGGTGCAACACAGCATCTCCGGGATATCCTGAAGCTCGACCGTCCTGGTAACAATACTGGTGAGTTTGACCGTCAATGTAAAGTGGGGGCGCTCGTCTAGGCCGCAGAAGCTAATGCAACCCTAGCCACACGCATTGATGCAGATTTTACTATGGCCACGGTCGCTTAGTATCTACCAATAACAATTAAACTGTCGAATTAACAACATTTCAGATGAACACAATTCCTCATGGTTGTCAATTTTTGATTTGGGGTCGATTTCATGACTGAATGTACTTCACAATACTCTACGAACTGCGCTATAAGCGTTTGTGTTTCTGGCGTAAGATAAATCGAAAGGCGTCGGTCCTGCTTTTCTTTTGTCAAATTGCTTTGCAAGGAAATGTGACTATTTAACTTTGGATAATATATATTGTCATATGTCGATGGAGTGAATGTTTTGTGTGCTGCTGGACTCGTGTTAAAAGCTAGATTGGCTGTTTTTCAACTTAAACGAAACTTATCAATCAGTGCGTTTtgaattgtttgtgtgtgtgtgtgtggggggggggggtatatcAAATATTCAAGACTTTATTGTGCCCATGGGACAATTTGTGGCACAGACAGACAACAATCCACAAATACAATCGATTTACAATTGACCCCCCCAAAACAACGCTTAAATAATGACAAAATAGCTCAAATGaattaataaaaaacaaaaagttactCAAACCAGCAAATAATAAACATAAGAACAGATTCAGTAAAATGAGTTAAACATTTAATATCCATTATATTTGAGGATATCTGAACCCTCTGAACTTTTCCTGAAACGTTTGGATTGCAGACTATATAGTAACTTTTGGTACACTATACTGTTGTTAATGCAATGTGGTCAACCATAAATGTTTGAGTTGGAATAATTGTCATTTTGTGGTAGTAGATATATGTTGACCATTTTTGTTATAATGAAAGCGCCTAAGAGAAATGTATTTCATTCCTTAGATACAGAAGCAAGTGATGGTCAAAGACGGTTGTCCTTTAATGGAGAACTCAACGGGCTATTGGGAACAGCAGGTCTTCTCGGAGGTGGTGATTTGACATCGGACTCGACCAGACCTATTTCCGCAGTCAACAGCATTGCTCAGGATATCCAGATAATGTATGtttatcaattgtttcttttgtcACTTGAACATTTTCATTTGCTTCCATTCCTAAATTTTTACCACTAAAAATGTCAGAAAGTTTTTGTTGTCTTGAGTTTTAGATGAGGTAATTTTATTTCAATGGCTGCTCCAATTTCAGTCGCCTTTCTGGAGATGATCAGTCTACCTGCATCCCCATCATCTCGGACAGTGTGGAGATTGTGGCGAGTCAGGAATCGAGCATTAACAGCAAGGCTCGAGGTAGTAACATGGTAAGATTTtggatattccttttttttattttcccccctCTACCTGTTGTTATTTTTAGTGAGTGGTAGGATACAATGGATCAATAGATTGACACtgctgcagatttttttttcaagtgcacATAGTACATAGGTCACTGTTGTATTTGGAACATTTCCACATTTTTGTGTCTAACGGTAGTCAATATTGAGCTGCTCAATTAATCGAATTTTAATCATGATTACGATTTTGGCTCCAGACGATCTCATAATTCATATAATCATGGAAAAGCGATTATTTGGTGTTTCCATTCTGAGATGCCATGCACAACTCAACCGTGTAACAGCGAGCATAAAATGAAATTAGTGAATGTAGAAATCCCTGCACCACACGAACATTCCGCAGCTCTATATTCTTCAATCTGTAAGTCAAGTCAatcttatttatatagcccctaATCACAAAcatgtctcaaagggcttcacatggccACAGTTGATAATTATTCTCTACATCCCTTGATCTGATCTCCCagtagggcaaggaaaaacactCGAAACTGTACAGAAGCTTTTCCCTTCATAACATTTTTCTTTCCGCGATTGAGTTGGCAAAGAATTGGCCTTAGTTCTGGCAGacctcattttcagttgatcTGACCTTTACAAATCCAGTCTTGTAATTCATAATTGGGGGCGTGTCTGCGGGTGGGCTGGGG harbors:
- the nutf2 gene encoding nuclear transport factor 2, producing MQDPPLWEQIGTGFVRHYYQLFQSDRAKLADLYIAESLLTWEGEKICGKDAITKKLLNLGIKKIGHTITAHDHQPTTDSCVLSMVVGQLKADNDQIMGFHQIFLLKEINSAWVCTNEMFRLALHNFA